The window TCGACTGCGTGCTGAACACGTCGCTGCCATTTTCGAACCGCGCCCACGTGGCCGGCGTCGAGGCGCGCGATGTGCTGTTGCAGATCGGCACCCAGCTGGGCGCGAAGATGGGATTCAAGCGCGCGGCGGCGAGCGGCTCGTAGCGAAGACCACGAAGTGGTTCATCGGGTAGTTCCACCCGACCGCGACGATGCCGGCGACGATCAGCCGTGAGATCGGGTACGGGACGCGCAAGAAGCGGGTCAACAGCCAGACCCCCAAGGTGTTCAGGCCCGACGAGCCCGCCTGCACCAGCACGAAGCGCAGAAACTGATTGTGCGAGCGCACGATCGAATCGCCGAAGGCCCACTTGCGGTTGATGCTGAAGTTCGACAGCGAGCCGACCACGGTGCCCATCCAGGTGGCGAGCACGTAGTTCACGCCGAACACCTGCACGGCGGTCACCAGAGTCAGAAAATCCACGGCCGTCGTGAACAACGACGTCAGCGTGCTGCGCGAGAACCGGGTCGGCCAGCGCCAGTGGCGCGCCGGCGG of the Polyangia bacterium genome contains:
- a CDS encoding GtrA family protein — encoded protein: MEAPEDDQPPARHWRWPTRFSRSTLTSLFTTAVDFLTLVTAVQVFGVNYVLATWMGTVVGSLSNFSINRKWAFGDSIVRSHNQFLRFVLVQAGSSGLNTLGVWLLTRFLRVPYPISRLIVAGIVAVGWNYPMNHFVVFATSRSPPRA